The genomic window ctttgaaattatgtatgatttatgaaattgtgaTTTAAAcaaaaagtgattctgaaatactatgagTTTATTGATTATACAAACGTTCAATAGAAATTATAATATGTTAcgatacaaaaatattttgatatggatcggatttatgctctcagtctaactatgtttcagtgggccccatcaatggagattatacattggtactcagtggaccttgccagtggaggttgtgtgctggtatttagtggatcctgCTAGTAGAGATTGTACGCTGGTATTTAgtagaccctgtcagtgggggttgtgcgctggtattcagtgaatcctgccaatgggggttaaacgttggtcatagtcgaggctgttgagttacgagtattttgattcgaatcgaatttatgattatcttatatatgaatatttgaaaagattggatttacattaaatcagtatgaaatatatttttatgtttatttacagtattattcttgaaaattatataatatctaaaatatctaattgagttatttgttacttactaggctgtctagctcattatctttctttttatttttcagattcagataattaattatgagCGTGGGAATTAATATTGGGAcaaagcttttagaggcgagatttagtattgtcaatttcattgaacttagatctattattttatttttaataaaattttattgaatgtaaaatatttgatttaattatttgaattaaagttgaataataattatttgaatttatttcgctgtgatgcattgatatcgtgatgagatatcttgtatacttatggagagagttattcataagtatgcggtggttgccatgacctcctgctcgtgatctcagatcgaaggtgtgacaattaatatggtatcagagcataagtggataaactaTATGATATAGAGAATCAgacatgagtgtaggtgggtagacactAGGAACATTGAGACAATGACTTATACTGATcatgatataatttaaaaatttaaattgacATACATGTATTAGTGGACTAAATCAGAGTTCGTAACGAAAGTATAGTGGTCTGAATTATTCTCAAACTGATCAAAACAGTAATTTGATTtgatagatattatgatgaaagatcTGATTTTAAAATTAGAGGATGACATGATTTAACGTAAAAGTAATCTGAATTTTTTAGGacttaagcaaaaaaaatttcaaagataaaatttatttttaggagggAAGAATGTAACACCCGGTCCATTGGACCTTAAAtccaaaagcccaaaaaaaaaattgaagaagactccctgagggagtcttcttccaccatcgacaactcctaatcggagtcggaaaggctgctggggaggagtcaaactcctcccctctgactctatttaagggggaaGCTTTCCCCCTTCCTCCCACTATGAAAACTCATAGTGAAATGATGAAAATCGTCAGAAATCGTTCGTGAAAACTATCACCATACTCGCCGCGATTCCTCACCAGAGAGatcgtcggagctcgaggtaagcatatagttctcttcctctcttctctccctttcttttcatGCCGGTGTGCACGTTCGTCGGTGATCGAAGTTGTCGAATTTTATCGTGGAAGAGGTTTCAATTTTTCTGGTTTTCGAACGTTGGTGGTCGTCGTCGATCATCGATTTGGGTTTCTTCGGATGGCAGGTTGTCCTCCTCCTGCTGTCGGCCATCCCTGTGCCGACCGGCCGCTGGTCGGCCAACCAAACGAGGAAGGGACCATTCGGTCCCCCGTTTCACCCATGGGAAAGCcacgaaaagaaggaagaaaaagaaaaaggaaaaagaaaagaaaaaagaaaaaaaaagaaaagaaaaagataaataaatagcaaaataaaaataagagagagtttctctctcttctctctcttctttcagtctgaacccttactttctttctctagaattggactttttctctctactttttttctctagaatttttctcttttgatggatttttctctctccaagtcatctttctaagatttGCGCAGTGAAAGACttccttttgatgattttgatcgagcttagtgaaggatccgatcttaagtgagattttgatttgggatttatttagatttaatgttgaataaaaattaatgcaagaatataattttggataataggcactgaagaatctcctacaagttagtcgatctgttcattcagtggtctgtgaaaggtaagtaatgaatcatcttctcgagatatttcatatttattctgaaagtaaataattattctttgaaattatgtatgatttatgaaattgtgaTTGGAATGAAAAGTGATTTTGAAATACTATGAGTTTATTGATTATCTACATGTTCAATAGAAATTAtggtatgttatgatacaaaagtattttgatacagattagATTTATACTCTCaatctaactatatttcagtgggccctaccaatggggattatacgttggtactcagtggatcctgtcagtggaggttatgcgctggtatttagtggaccctgccagtgggggttatgcaCTGGTGTTTAgtagaccctgtcagtgggggttgtgcgctagtaTTCAATGGATcatgccaatgggggttaaatgttggttgtggtcgaggctgttgagttacgagtattttgattcaaatcaaatttatgattatcttatatatgaatatttgaaaagattggatttacattaaatcagcatgaaatatatttttatgtttatttgcagtattattcttaaaaattatataatatctgaaatatttagttgagatatttattatttactgggcagtctagctcattatctttctttttatttttcagattcagataattaattacgagcgtgggaATTAAtatgggacagagcttttagaggcgagatttagcattgtcaacttcattgaatttagatctattattttatttttagtaaaactttattgaatgtaaaatatttgatttaattacttgaattaaagttgaataataattatttgaatttattccgctgtgatgtattgatatcgtgatgagatgccttgcatgcttatggagagagttcttcataagtatgcagtGGTTGCCGCGACCTTTTGCTCGCGATCTCGGGTCGGAggcatgataattaatatggtattagagcataagtggataaactatatgacatatagaatcagacatgagtgtaggtgggtagacactAGGAACATTAAGACAATGACTTATACTGATCATGATATAATTTAGAAACTTAAATTGATATACGTATATTAGTGGACTGAATCAAAGTGCGTAACGAAAGCATAGTGGTCTGAATTATTCTCAAACTGATCAAAACAGTAATTTGATTtgatagatattatgatgaatgatccgattttgaaattagaagatggcatgatttaatgtaaaagtaatctgaatttttgaggatttaaacaagaaaaatttcgaggatgaaatttatttttaggagggAAGAATGTAACACCTGgtccattgggccttaaacccaaaagcccaaaaaaaaattgaaaaagactccctgagggagtcttcttccaccgtcGATGACTCCTAATTGGAGTCGGAAAGGCTGctggggaggagtttgactcctcccctccgactctatttaagaGGGGGAACTTTCCCCCTTCCTCCCATTGTGAAAACTCGGAGCGAAACGACGAAGATTGTTAGAAATCGTCCGTGAAAATCATCACCGTACTCGCCGTGATTTCTCACCGAAGAAGTCGTCGGAGCTCAAGGTAAGcatatggttctcttcctctcttctctcccttccttcccgtaCTGGTGTGCACGTTCGCCGGCGactggagtcgccggattttatcgtgggagaggtttcagtttttttaatttttagacgtCGTTGGTCGTTGTCGGCCACCGGTTTGGGTTCCTTCGGACGGTGGGTCATCCTCCTTCTACTGTTGGCCATCCCCATGCCGGTCGGCCGCTGGTCGGCCAACCAAATGAGgggggaccattcggtcccctgtttcacccatgggaaaaagaagaaagaaaaaaaaaataaataaatagcaaaataaaaatgagagagagtttctctctcttctctctctttcttcagtctgaacccttactttctctctttagaattgaactttttctctctactttttctctctctagaattttctctctctagattgtttctttctcttgatggatttttctctctcaaaatcaTCTTTCTAAGATTTGCGTAGTGAAAGACttccttttgatgattttgatcgagcttagtgaagaatccgatcttaagtaggattttgatttagaatttgtttagatttaattttaaataaaaattaatacaagaatataattttggataatagacactgaagaatctcctaaaagttagtcgatctgttcattcagtggtttgtgaaagataagtaatgaatcatcttctcgagatatttcatatttgttctgaaagtaaataattattctttgaaattatgtatgatttatgaaattatgatttgaatgaaaagtgattctgaaatactatgagtttattgattatacatatgttcaatagaaattatgatatgttatgatacaaaaatattttgatatggaTCAGATTTatactctcagtctaactatgtttcagtgggccccaccaatggggattatacgttggtactcagtggaccctgccagtggaggttgtgcgctggtatttagtggactctgccagtgggggttgtgtgctggtgtttagtggaccctgctagtgggggttgtgtgctggtattcagtggatcctgCCAATGAGGGTTAAACGTTAGTCATAGTCGAGGttattgagttacgagtattttgattcgaatcgaatttatgattatcttatatatgaatatttaaaaatattggatttacattaaatcagcatgaaatatatttttatatttatttgtagtattattcttgaaaattatataatatttgaaatatctaattgagatatttgttacttactggactgtctagctcattatctttctttttaatttttagattcagataattaattacgagcgtgggaattaatattgggacagagcttttagaggcgagatttagcattatcaacttcattgaacttagatctattattttatttttagtaaaattttattggatataaaatatttgatttaattacttgaattaaagttgaataataattatttgaatttattctgctgtgatgcattgatatcgtgatgagataccttacatgcttatggagagagttcttcataagtatgcggtggttgccgcgacTTCCTGCTTGCGATCTTGAGTTGGAGGCatgacaaaattttttctctttacatCATGTGGGATGTCTCCCAAGATATTTGGAGACTTTTCCGCATACGGTCACATAGCATCAACATATCGTCTTGCCTTCTTGCCAGCTTTAATATGGGGACATGCAAGGTGGAAGCTCGTAATTGAAGCTTTTGCTGTTGCCCTTGATCTAAAATTGAATTGCATCTATTATCACCATGTTATCAGCCCTTGCCAATAGGGATTTCATATAATGGTAAATTATATATTGCATAATTTCTCAAGCTTTCTCAGTATCATCTCCTGCACATCTATGTTTGTTGCACCATTGTGACCTACAATTGCTTAAACCACTATTAAGTCACCTAAACAACCGGGTTTTGGATAATATATCTTCGAGTTCCACCCATTTTGGTAGGCTTTGTAGGTTTGGATTTATCTCCTACCGATTTCCAAACTAATTTGTGTAGTGTTGTCGAGCAGATTCCTCCGATTATCCTTATGGTTGTGACTTCTTATCCCTACCGTAGCTGGTTGAGTAGAATTCAGTTCGATCCAACTTCTCTTAGGTTGTCCTCTGTGCATCCACAGCTAGTATAGTTTGGTATCTCCTACTAAACACTGGTTAACAATTTGTGACCTTCCGCATTTCATGAGCTTTTTCCAAATAGGAATATTTAACTCATGATTGAGTAGAATCTCACATGGTCATAAACTTCTTATGAGTTGTCAGTTGATAATACAATTCAATGCAAACCTAATTTCCATTTAATTGTACATTTTAATGCAAGGCTACTTGTTTGAACACCAGTTCAGATGCACTTTTCAGGAATATCAACAACTCTTCTATCTAACTACAATATGATACTTATCTCCAGAATAAACAAATTGTTTGTTAAACTACTACTTAGAATGCGTTTCACCAACTAGACATGGATCCCCAAGGATGCCCACAAGACATGCATCAATCAAGGGAATCAAATTAATCATCCACATCGTTAATCAGAATTTTTTATTGGTTTGTTGATCATAATCTGCCACGTTCGCGGTGCTTATAGACCAAAATTCAAATGCTCTGGTAAACTGTTACACATACATTATCAAACGACTAAACAAACAATATTTAATGAATGATGAAAGATGCTCGGCAGCGATCCAATTCAAGTCCAGTCTACGAATTCAAAGACGAGCAAGATGAAAAAGTCCAAAAAAGCTAAACCCCTCTAGAATTTAGAGATGCAAATGTCATTCACCAAAATTTTGGTAGGGTTCTACACTTAGAGGGAGAGGTTTGAGTCATCACCGCTTTAAGATACGTCCCATATCGCTAAAGATCATTCTTCTCAGCCAATCCACCACCCACAATAAAGGTTCCAAAACGACAAGACCAAATATTCTGGGGTCTGGAATCCTCTGATCCAATTCACACTCGAGGCCCAAATAGCCTTCCTTTCCAGTCACTCCATGTTCCTTTTGGATCGCGTAGGGGACTCCCAAACAAGCAGAGCTCTTATGAGATATGACTCGGCCAACCGTTCTATAGTCCAAAACCCCAAAAAAGAACACTCTTTTGGTGCTTGGCGACCCCCGGACCACGCGCCAAAACCCTTTATGCGTGACTCATGGGATAATTCCGAAGGGCTAAACCCCGTGTCTCCAATCCCAACCTGCACGAAACCACCACGACGACCCACGACCGACCTCCCTCGACCCTTCTATATAAACCCAACCCCTTGATTCCCCTTCACCGCACCTCCAACCCCCTTTTCCAATTTTTATCTCCAAACAGCACCATGGCCTCCCTCCCGAAGAGACCTCTTGCCACCGTCATCTCCATCGCCGATACCGCATCGTGGTACTGCGCTTTGGCCATCGTCGCCCTCATCTTGCTGAGCTCCCTCCAAGAAAGCCCGGCGGTCGACGACACGATCGAGCCGGTGCGCGGTGGAAAGCTCGTCAGCCGGCCTTGCGACGAGATTTACGTCGTGGGAGAAGGAGAGACCCTCCACACCATCAGCGACAAGTGCGGCGACCCCTTCATCGTCGAGCAGAACCCGCACATCCACGACCCCGACGATGTCTTCCCCGGCCTTGTTATCAAGATCACCCCCTCCAAGCctagatagagagagagactttctaTAGACCTCACATGGATATGGATTCGTGTAcgatatttatcttttttttttttttttatggtgaaaTATGAATCGTCCGAGCATCACTTGTATATATGAAATACCAATAGATAACTTTTGTAAGAGTTATCTTGTATCACCAAGAACATGAGATTTATTTAGGTGGCCTTGTTTTAATATTGATGGAGTTATATATATCGGTAGTTTTAGATTACTAGTAGCAACTCATGGCCATGGATTCCAAACTTTGAGTTGAAGCCTTCTTGAGGTGGAATCTTGTACTTCTCTCCATGGGGGTCGTTGGGTCAGgtaggaggaagagaagaagtgGCATCTGTTTACACCGCCTCGCGGAAGACTGTAGACATTGCATTTGTTAGGTTGTTTGATGGAAAGTTGCTGAGGGACCGTCATAATTTTAGTTGGCGGTACTGGAACAGGTTAGGTTAAGTAAGGCCACGGTTTGGTGGAACTGATGGGACCGGGGACGTGGGCCCTCACAAGCTTTGCCGTTGATCAAAGGAAGCGAGCGTAAGTGTGCAACCGTTTGGGCCCACTAAGGGGCGCAGGCAACCGAACTAGCgtggaaattttaatttaatttgattgtgtTCTTTTCTTTCACTGTGTCTATCCACATCATGGGATGTCAGAAAGAatacctaacctaattgtcattGTCACTAAAGAACCAAGGACTTGCTTTGGGTGGGAGGCACAGGGTGACTTGGATGAAGAGCAAGGAATCCGCCAAGACGGAGTGAATTGACATGCATGTGGGGACGTGGCTGTTGAGGCCACATTCAGGAGTTGAAGATTAGTGCTGTAGCCTTGTAAATGACAAATACAAAGGGAAGTTTAATGGATCTTGCTTGGGAGATCAAACTTTATCTGATTCCTTTTTAATATATATGAAATTGTCATTAATTATCTGGATCCCAGCTCAAAATCTCTTCTTAGCATATACATCTACGAAGAGCGCCAACTAGCTTGGATATgaatttaggaaaaaaaaatgcaTACTATGTTAACCAAATCTTGTTGGCTTTGCTTGAAATTATTAGGTTGGTAATCCTGGCCATTTAAAAC from Elaeis guineensis isolate ETL-2024a chromosome 4, EG11, whole genome shotgun sequence includes these protein-coding regions:
- the LOC105043378 gene encoding uncharacterized protein — its product is MASLPKRPLATVISIADTASWYCALAIVALILLSSLQESPAVDDTIEPVRGGKLVSRPCDEIYVVGEGETLHTISDKCGDPFIVEQNPHIHDPDDVFPGLVIKITPSKPR